The nucleotide sequence atttctttttttatttaatatttaattatataagGTATTTAGGGCTCGGTTTTCGCAAtaggggtgtattttaggacgtgttgggatattttaaatatattagggAGGTCGAAAAttattttagggttgttatagTATTGTTGAGAATTTGCTTGTTAAGGTTGACACGTTTGTTTTTCCCGCCGATTTCGTCATTCTCGATATGGAAGCGGATGAGAGAGTTCCTATCATACTTGGTCGCCCATTCTTGCGTACCGCTAAAGCACTCATAGATGTTTACGATGGTAAGATCACCCTTAGGGTCGGTGAGGAGAGAGTCACCTTTGAGATAGATCGTTCCATGAACCACCCGAATGGTTCCGATGATTATAGTGAACCTTGCCATTCCGTATATTTCTTGAACTCGTTCATCTCATGTGTTGACCATTGTCTAGAGTATATTAGTGGTGCCGACTTAGTAGGAGGAGAGAATGTCGAGGAGGAGTCATTGAGGGTAGATGAAGTAGAAGTTGAGGGGATCCCTTTGATTACCGAAGCGTTAGCCGTTAGTGATGACACCACCCAACCCCCACCCTTAGAGCTTAAAGTCCTTCCATCTCATTtagaatatgcttttctaggggAGGGTTCCAAGCTACCCGTTATCATCTCATCGAAGTTGGAGGAAGGAGAGAAGTTGAGGTTGTTGGAGGTGTTGAAGGCCAACAAAGAGGCCATTGCATGGAGGTTGTCCGACATTAAGGGCATAAGCCCTTCTTATTGCACCCACCGGATACTCATGGAGGATAATTACAAGCCGGTGGTGCAACCCCAAAGGCGCCTCAACCCTAACATGCAAGATGTTGTGAAAAAGGAGGTTCTAAAACTCTTAGATGTCGGGATGATATATCCCATATCTGATTCTCCATGGGTGAGTCCTACTCAAGCTGTCCCTAAGAAGGGATGGATGACCGTTGTCATGAATTCCAAGAATGAGCTTATTCCTGCTCGTACGGTCACGGGTTGGCGCGTGTGCATCAACTACCGAAAGTTGAATGATGCCACCCGAAAGGACCACTTCCCATTACCCTTTATCGATCAAATGTTGGAGCGTCTCGCGGGTcaacaattttattgttttctcgaCGGTTTTTCCTGGTACTTCCAGATCCCCCTCGCACCGGAGGATCAGGATAAGACTACCTTCACGTGCCCCTATGGCACCTATGCGTACCGACGCATGCTATTTGGGCTGTGTAAAGCTCCAGCTACTTTTCAGCGGTGCATGGTTGCCATATTTCAGTATATGATTGAGagttccatggaggttttcacgGACAATTTTTCGGTATATGGTAACTCCTTTGATGAGTGTTTGAAGAATCTCGAGAGGATGTTAAAGAGATATGTCGAGACGAAGCTTATGTTaaattgggagaagtgtcacttcatggtgacgGAAGGTATTGTGTTAGGACACAAGATCTCGAGGGACGGTATAGAGGTAGATCATGCGAAAATAGATACCATTAGTAGGTTACCTCCACCCACTAGTGTTAAGTCGATCCGGAGTTTTCTAGGTCATGCGGGGTTCTATAGACGCTTTATTAGGGATTTCTCTAAAATTACTCGCCCATAACCCGTCTTCTAGAGAAAGATGTTCCATTCATCTTTGACGAGGAGTGTCTTAAGGCCTTCAACTTTTTGAAGGAACAGCCTGTGAGTGCACCTATTCTTATCTCGCCCGACTGGAGCTTGTCGTTTGAGCCCATGTGCGATGCGAGTGACTATGCCGTTGGAGCAGTATTAGGACAAAGAAAGGATAAGCACTTCCACCCCATTTACTATGCGAGCAAAACGTTAAATTATGCTCAAGAGAACTACACCACCACGGAGAAAGAACTCTTAGCCGTAGTCTTTGCTTTCGACAAATTCCGCTCGTACCTTGTGCTATCCAAGACCATAGTTTTCACCGACCATTTCATGTtgtgttttctttttcaaaagaaAGACGCCAAACCCCGACTTATTCGGTGGATTCTATTGCTTTCCGAGTTTGATATTGAGATTAGAGATAAGAGAGGGGTCGAAAACGTGGCAGCCGATCATCTTTCACGTTTAGAGGACCCTAGGAGAGAGGAGATTCGTGAGGAAGAGATAGGAAACACATTTCCTCACGAGTCTATTGAGTTTGGAGAGGCCGAAAAGGAGGGATTGCCTTGGTTTTGTGACTTAGCGAATTATCTTTCTAGTGGCAATATTGTGAAGGGTATGACCACACAACAAATGAGGAAATTCCTTAGTGAGTCGAGGAAGTATATGTGGGATGATCCATTTCCCTTTAGAATAGGGGGAGATAGGATACTTAGGCGGTGCGTGTCGAGAGAGGAGGGTTTGAACATCCTTAAGCATGTGCATGAAGGCCTCACGGGAGGCCATCATGGTGCATATGCCACCGCTCAAAAGGTTTTTGATTGTGGCTTTTATTGGCCTAACGTACTTCGTGATGCCATTGAGTTCGTGAAAACATGTGATGCTTGTCAACGAACCGGCAATATTTCAGCCAAAGATGAGATGCCTCAAAACCCAATCCAAGTTTTGGAGGTTTTTGATGTTTGGGGCattgatttcatgggaccctttcCCATCTCAAAAGGGAATCGTTAAATACTTGTGGCAATTGACTACGTGTCTAAGTGGGTTGAGGCTCAAGCTCTTCATACGAATGAAGCCCGAGTAGTGTTGAGTTTCCTCAAGAAACTCTTTTCCCGCTTCGGTACACCTAAAGCTTTAATTAGTGACCGTGGTACTCACTTTTGCAACACGTTGATGGAAAAATTGCTTGCACGCTACAGAGTCACTCATCGTTTGTCTACCGCACATCATCCACAGACGAGTGGTCAAGTGGAGAACACGAATCGTGGTATCAAACGTATTCTAGAGAAAACCGTCGGTAAGAATAGGAAGGATTGCTTTGACAAGCTTGACGCTGCATTGTGGGCGTTTCGAACTGCTTACAAAACGCCTTTAGGAACCACACCATTTATGATCATCTATGGAAAAGCTTGTCACCTTCCCGTAGAGCTAGAATACCGAGCACTTTGGGCTTTAAAAACCATTAACCTTGACATGACCGAAGCCGCTAGGAAGCGTTTCTTTCAAATCCATGAGCTTGAGGAGCTTAGGGATGCGGCGTATGCTCGATCTTTGGGAATTAAGGAGAAAACGAAAGCTTCACATGATCGTAAGTTACGGAAGGTTAAAGAATTTAGCAAGGGTGATAAAGTACTTCTCTACAATTCAAGATTGAAGGTGTTTGCGGGGAAGTTGAAGTCGAAGTGGTCGGGACCGTATATGGTTCATTATGTGTTTCCGTACGGAGCAATGGAGATTATGGATGAGTCGTATGGCCGGAGTTGGAAGGTATATGGCCACCGTTTGAAGCACTACATTGGAGGAGCGATAGACAAGAACGAGATGGAGGAAACTCCTCTCGAAATTCCATCAAAAGCCGCCACTTAGTGCTTTGGGATGAAATCCCAAGTGTAGATTTTGTAACTtcgttatttttttttcatattttttttcgTAGTACGTCGTGTCTTTGTTTTGTGTGTTTGAGTAATTTTGCAGGAATCGTACCATCGAGGAGCTGAATTTGCGAAGAAAATGACATTCCAGGTAAGTCCCACCACTTAGAAAAAATTTGGGGTGGTTTGGGGAAGGTTGGTTGAAAGTTAGAAATTTTTCTAAGGCAATAAACCTGAATTTGGACGCAACCTACCGTTAAAAGGAAGATTTTGTGGTCTTGTGTGTCGGGTCAGTCGAGTCATGTTAGTCAGTCGGTTGGAGTCGTGGTTGTGTCGAGTCTTATGGTTCTTTGTTTTAGTGAGGTTCAATCAGCCGTGTGTTGGGTTCGGGTTAGTCTAGTGTCGAGCCGACTTAGTTCGCGTCTAGTATACTTACGTTAGATAGTATAGTTCAGGGGTGCGGCTGGCTTGGTTTGGGTTTTTGCACTTGACGTTACTTCTATGCCTAACTTGACATTGCTACTTTGACATAAAATTCGGTTTTGTTTCAAAGTTTGTATTGGGTGCGGATGGTTTGGTTTGGAGTTTGATTTGGAGCTTGTTAAGATTACAATGTCGGTTAACATTTAAAAAAGTTTCGAGTCTTGTTATGAAGAGGCTGTTTTAGTGTCGTATATGGGTGCGGGTGCTTGTCGGTTTGGGATATTGGATGTGTTGATTGAGGATTGATTGGTATGGGACATTGACGCGTAAAGTTCGAACCTTGCATTAAAACGGAATTTTGTGCAAAATGATAAACCCTCCTTTAACTAGGCGGACTTTTTCAAACGcgaaaatttttgtttttgaactCATAAACGGCTGATTTATAAGCAAGGTTGGAATTCAATGTCTTGGGATGGCACTCGAATTTAATTGCGGACAATTAAAGTGCCGAGGGGGGTAGTGTACATTGAGTCCAATTTAGTTTCATTTTTAGTCTAGTTCGAGTCGTATTTAGTAGGTCTTGGGTTTACTTGCACGTACAAGTAAATTAGgctcgcccgtactcaatctccattcgggcgagttTAATTATCACATAGCATTTGTAAAAAGTAACCCATTTGTTTTTAATTCAACTTTATTTTCAGAATTAGCCGTGAATGAAATGCTATACAGCTTAGGGATGAGCATATCGGTATCCgataccgaaccgataccgataccgcctaataccgatcccgaatttcacccaaactaggtaccgataccgataccgaaacatgtcggttaggtatcggtacggtacggtatcggtattataccgtattttgagggtcggtatcggtataataccgataccgtaccgataccgaaaacgccaaaaagtggataccgatCGGGATACCGATCGGGATCGGGATCGGTACGGGATCGGTACGGGATCGGTATGGGATCGGTATTCGGTGGCATATGCTCATCCCTAATACAGCTATTctaaatttttttagaaaaaatttataaaaatccaaaaaaaaaataaattgttttttacaaaaattcaaaaaaattttaaaaaattaaaaatacaaaaaatagtTTGTGATTACTGATTGTTTGCTTGTTTTGTCTTGTTAAATATCTGTTTTGCACACATTGCTAGCAGCTCACGCAGCGGTAGGGCCCAAAAAAGGGGTGCGGATCAGACAGCACCCCAGCAAGATCCGATTCCACAGGAGACCCCGATTATACAAATAGGTGCTAATGATCCAAAGTTGAGAAAAATTACGTATCAAAAGGGCTCATGAGTTCATTCCAACACAGAAAGTTAATCGACTCGACCACCCGTTACTGCAGTTCGAGCCGAGTACACCGGAATGGGATAAGTATGATAAGTTGAAGAATACGGATCTACTTCAGCACAGGGTAATAGACTGGACTTGGTTGGAGGAAATAGGTTCAAGATAGGTAGTGTGGACCTCCTGGGTCCAAAGTTGACTGAGGCATTAAAGTGTACGCAGGATCAGTATGAGGAGTTGGTACTAGAGTTTCACAGCACATGGAAACACAAGGAAGGGAAGTTTGATGATGAAAACGTTGTGTCTTTCAGTCTGGGTAGGCAGGTGTTCGAGATGAACATGGCGAGGTTTGTCATTGTGTCGGGGTTTTGTACTGAGGAAGAGGTGAAGCAGCCCGGGTTTGTGACTAGTCTGCGAGGTGCATATTCTACTGTTAGGGATCACAGTGTTGGAGGGGCTGAGCTGCGTAGTTTCTGGGAGACGATTTCCGACCACCCATTCACAGTTACGAACCTGATTACTTCGGTTCGTAACCCAGTTTATAGGTATGTTTTGAAGATTTTGTCGACTACTTTGGTGGGGCGGAAATCTGAGGAAAATAAGGCAAATTGGATCGAGTTGTTCATTCTCATGTGCCGTGTGGAGAACCGGGAGATGAACTTAGCTACGGTGTTAGCGGATTCTTTTAGCATTATCGGGCTGGGTTGGCTATGGGCCCGTATATTACTCGTATTGCAAAAAATTTGGGGGTGTTTAACAAGTACGTCCCCCAGGTTCTACATGAGGGGCCGAAGACGATGACGTTTGGGATTAAAGAGTTGCAGCAGGCTGGGATAGTGTCGTATACTAAGCCCTACGGCTGGGAGTCGATTAGGCAGGGCCCGCAGGTGCAGCCGCCAAAGGGACATCCAGCTGAGGATGTGATGATTCAGATTGGTCCTACTCACCGACAGCGTCCACCACAGCGACACGAGCAGCCAGTGCCCCAGTACCCGCGTAGGCAGCCACCACCTGTGCCTCTTACTTTAGAGTCGTTCTCTGGATATGTGGAGCAGAGATTCGACAGGCTGGAGCACCTTATTCTGACGGGTCAGGAGAGGCAGGAGGATGCTCTACGGTACATGATGAGCACACACAGCATGGGGATTCCAGACTTCTTTCAGACGAGACAGCAGGGTGGCTCGGCTGGTGCTGGAGAGAGGTTTGATCCGGATCCTCCATTCCGTGTATTTGGTGAGGGTAGCTCTGGTGCAGGTGGACGACAGGAGGGCAGTGAGGAGACTGCCAGTGAGCATGGTGAGGACTAGTGTGGGGATGATGAGGATGAAGCAGCAGCACTGACGACTATATCTTTTGTTTGATttttcttttatgttgttttggaTCCTCATTTGTTGGTTTGTACTTATATTGATATACTTTGAACAGGTTGGTTGGGCAGGATGGGTTGGTTTGTGTTGAAATTGAATTTCGGATGACATATATTATGATGTTTTGGGTAGTATTTGCTTATGATTGATAGGTTGATGTTAGTAGCCAAtttcgttcgcgtgtccgagATTAGGAGTTGTTTGCTGAGCGCGCTTCGAATTGGAGGGCTTACGTGGAAACGACTGCCACTTTGACAGTCTCATATATTCAGCTAAGTCGTTTTCCCTTGTATtcttttgtatttatttatttatttcgtttTCAGTTTTAGTTTTTAGGTAGTTTTGAGTCGTATTtccgttcttgcattagggacaatgcaatctttaagtgtggggatgggatacatgtaaataatcgagtcataaatatgaaaaatacaaaaaaattaaaaaattgaaaatccaaaaaaatgaaaaaatcagaaaaatgtcTTTCGAAAAAAAGAAGTTTGCAAATTaaagcggaaaatgatagaaaagatgaGTTTTTATttgggttcaaataataataatatgagattaaataaatcgagcttgtgtctagttagggatatgtgagTAGGCCtgggtttggttttaagtccctttgagttaatacaccttaattgtcggtctactagtgggttttcacctgggaaatatgggaaattgaaaccgccaataagagtataaggaacaccgttataagttaaaactgcTGAATTTTGTAATCatgaaaaaagagaaaaaaatatagagaaaaaaaaatgagctagaaactgaatgaaagtTGCGCAGTTCTATGTAAtcttggttggggatagcgactctacaaccggaatacctctaggatgtgtgaaatcgaactTGCAAAGAAAAAGTACCGAAGTc is from Helianthus annuus cultivar XRQ/B chromosome 9, HanXRQr2.0-SUNRISE, whole genome shotgun sequence and encodes:
- the LOC110875686 gene encoding uncharacterized protein LOC110875686; translated protein: MEKLLARYRVTHRLSTAHHPQTSGQVENTNRGIKRILEKTVGKNRKDCFDKLDAALWAFRTAYKTPLGTTPFMIIYGKACHLPVELEYRALWALKTINLDMTEAARKRFFQIHELEELRDAAYARSLGIKEKTKASHDRKLRKVKEFSKGDKVLLYNSRLKVFAGKLKSKWSGPYMVHYVFPYGAMEIMDESYGRSWKVYGHRLKHYIGGAIDKNEMEETPLEIPSKAAT